In Candidatus Cloacimonadota bacterium, the DNA window AATAAAATGTGTTTACCAGCGATTGCCAGAATTCCTTGTCGTGCATCATGTGAACATAATTATCAAAGCCGATAAAATCTCCTGCCCCGGTTACCGTCCATTCAAAAAAACTAACGATGAAGGACAGGACAATTGGAATGAGACGAAAAACCAGAATTATTATAAAAGCAGGCAGCAGATAAAGATAAGGACCGAAATCAAACTTCTTTTTTTTCATAAATTTTCCTCAAATTATTCTTTGCAAATAATTATAGTGCGAGATTGAATGTCAAATGAATAATAAAAGCAAAAAAAATATTTGACAGATTTAAAGTTCTCAAAAATTTTACCTACCAGTCGGTAAGGAGGGGAAGTGAAAAAGACAAAAACTGTTATCGTGAAAACAGCTTTAAAGTTGTTTCTTCAAAAAGGATTTTATAATGTGTCGATGAATATGATCGCTGATGAAATAGGAATTTCCAAACCTGCGATCTATCATCATTTCAGAAACAAGGATGCCATGGTAGAAGGTGTTTTAGATTATTTTACTGAACGCATGGCAGAATGGAGTAACGATTACTATTCCAATTTAAGCTCCGGTAGAGATTTCATCGAAAGAATGTTCAAGGCGATTCCAATTTACAAGGATGTAGAAACGGTTCTTCTGGATGAATCAGTAGAATCTTATCCCTATTCCTACAACGATCTTCTGATGATTCTAAGCAAATACAAACCAGAATTAAGGGAAAGGATCGCTCAAGATCAGACGCGAGCCAGGAACAGATTGAAAGAATATATCAGCCAGGCTCAAAATGAAAATTTAATAAGAACGGATCTGCAGCCTTCGCGCCT includes these proteins:
- a CDS encoding TetR/AcrR family transcriptional regulator; the protein is MKKTKTVIVKTALKLFLQKGFYNVSMNMIADEIGISKPAIYHHFRNKDAMVEGVLDYFTERMAEWSNDYYSNLSSGRDFIERMFKAIPIYKDVETVLLDESVESYPYSYNDLLMILSKYKPELRERIAQDQTRARNRLKEYISQAQNENLIRTDLQPSRLATMIHTIIEGSAFICELDPKLKVQRVTNEVYEIVKKLIMK